The genomic region GACCCCGGACATTGGGATGCCGGCCGATCGCGAACATCACCTGGTCGGAGGCGATGCTCGAACCATCAGACAAATGGGTGGTGAAGTCACGGCCGTGCTTGTCGATCTTCGCCACCGTGCGGCCGGTGATGATGGTGATGCCGCGCTTCTCCATCTCGGCGCGGACATGCTTGCGCACGTCCTCGTCGAAGCCGCGCAGGATGTTGTCGCCGCGATAGATCACCGTGACGTCGGAGCCGAAGCCGGCGAAGATGCCGGCGAACTCCAGCGCGATGTAGCCGCCGCCCTGGATCACGATCCGCTTCGGCAGCTCCTTGAGGTGAAACGCCTCGTTGGAGGAGATCACGTGCTCGATGCCGGGCACGATCGGCCCGTGATTGGGCGCGCCGCCGGTGGCGATCAGGATGTACTTCGCCGTCACCTTCTCGCCGGTGGCGAGTCTGATGGTGTGGGTATCCTCCAGCACCGCGCGGGTCTTCACGATCCGTGCGCCCGACTTCTCGACATTGCTGGTGTAGGCGCCCTCGAGCCGGGCGATCTCCTTGTCCTTGTTGGCGACCAGCGTCGTCCAGTCGAACGAGACCTGCCCGATGCTCCAGCCGAAGCCGACCGCGTCCTCGATCTCGTCGTGGACGTGGCTGCCGATCACGAACAGTTTCTTCGGCACGCAGCCGCGGATCACGCAGGTGCCGCCCATCCGGTACTCTTCGGCGACCATGACCTTCGCGCCGTAGCCGGCGGCGATGCGGGCGGCACGAACGCCGCCCGAACCACCACCGATGACAAACAGGTCGACGTCAAACTCGGCCATTCTTGCACCCAACCTTGGCAACCACGCCGGAAATCGGCTCTTGCAACTGGTTCCCCTGATCCTGAGGAGCCCGCGAAGCGGGCGTCTCGAAGGATGGAGGCCACAGAGGGGCCTCATGGTTCGAGACGCGCTCCGCGCTCCTCACCATGAGGGTCCAATAGCGCCGCGCGCTCAGATATCCTTGCCGCGCTTCTTCATCTCGGCCTTGAACTGGGCGTTGACGATCACGCCAAACTGCTGCGCCCACTGCTGCATATATTGCAGCGAATCGTTGATTGCCTTGGGCTCGGAGGTCAAAAGCTTCTGACCGAGCGGCGTCTTGTAGAAGATCACGAGATCCTTGAGCTCCTGCTCGGTGAACTCGGCGGCGTAGAGCTGCGCCATGCCCTCGCCGATTTCCTTCTCGCTGCCAGCCAGATTCTTGGCGACGACCAGCGCAACCTCGTTGAGATCCTTCTGGTAGTTCAGGTACTGCTGCAGCAGACCGGTCTTGGTCTTCTCGATGATTCCCGGAACGGCGCCTGCATACATCACCGCGACGTTCTTCATCGTCAGGATTTCCTTGGCGTATCCGATCGCCGCGGGGGTCGACTGCTTGACGTCCTTGGGCATGGCGGGCAACTGCGGCTGCTGCGCCATCGCCGGTGCGAGCGCCAGTCCAGCCGCCAGGGCCGCAGCCGACAAAAGTCCCGAAAAACGCTTCATTCCAAGTCTCCTTGCTTGCGGCCTCATGGCCGTTCAACAACCCGAATTCCCTGCGCGCCGGCCAGCACGGCGACGCTGCCAAGCCCAATGAACAGGCCGTGTTCGACCACGCCTGGAATCACGCTGAGCAGACCGGCAAGACGCGGCGGATCGCCGATCCGGCCGAGATGGGCATCGACGATCCAGTGGCCGCCATCGGTGACAAAAACGTGACCGTCCTTGCCCTTCCGGATCAGCATTTCGCCGGACACGCCGGCCTTAGCGAATGCCCGCGCCATCGCGGCCTGCGTTGCAGCCAGCCCGAACGGGATCACCTCGACCGGCAGCGGGAAGCGGCCGAGCACGTCGACCCATTTGCTGTCGTCGGCGATCACGATCATGCGATCACTGGCGGCCGCGACGATTTTCTCGCGCAGCAGCGCACCGCCGCCGCCCTTGATCAGGTTGAGCGCCGGGTCGATCTCGTCGGCGCCGTCGATGGTGAGGTCGAGATGGTCGATCTCGTCCAGCGTGGTCAGCGGAACGCCGCAGCGGATCGCATCCGCGCGGGTCGCTTCCGAGGTCGGCACGCCGATCACCTTCATGCCCGCACGGACCTTCTCGCCGAGCAGCTCGACGAAGTGCTTGGCGGTCGATCCGGTGCCGAGCCCGAGCTTCATGCCGTCGCGCACCTCTTCGAGCGCGCGCGCCGCCGCCTGGCGTTTCAGTGCGTCCATGTCCACGTGCCGACAACCCCTCGGTTGGTCCGTTACGGGCCGCCATCGGGTGGCCCGGCGGGCGCATATCTAGCGTCGTTTTGCAGGCAGGAATAGCGGCAAGCGGACCAGTCTTTAGGCCGAAACGGCGTCCATCGCGGCCAAAATCGCCGAAAAGCGCTCCTCGACCTCAGCCCGCATCCCGGGGTGGGTGAAAATGTACAACTGGTCGTCGCGGATCGCGGCCAGCACCTGCCCCGCAACCGACGCCGGATCGAGACCGGCCTCCAGGCGGCGCGCGATCTCGGCGACGACAGCGGCCATCGGGCTTGCCGGATCGAGCTGACGGGCCGGGCCGTACTGCTCGCCGCGGTTGCGCCCGCTCTCGCCGATCCGGGTCCGCACAAAGCTCGGACAGAGCACGCTGACGCCGATCCCGAGCGGCCTCAGCTGCATGGCGAGCCCTTCGGACAGGCTGACGACGGCGAACTTGGTCGCCGAATACGGGCTCAAGCCAAGCCCGCTTCTTATCCCGGCCATCGATGCCGTGTTGACGATATGACCGCCCTCGCCGTGCTGGCGGATGTGCGGCAGGAAGCTCCTGATGCCGTGCACGACGCCCATCAGATTGACGTCGATCACCCAGCGCCAGTCGTCGATCGAGATCGGGTCAATGCCGCCGCCGGCTGCGACGCCGGCATTGTTGCAGAGGACATGAACCCTGCCGAAGGCGCGGAACGATGCCTCTGCCGCGCGATCGACGCTCAAGGGATCGGCAACGTCGCAGACCACGCCATGGACATCCGCGCCGCCGGCGCGCAGCGCATCGACGGCCTTGTCCAGCGGACCGGTTTCGATGTCGGCGAGCATCACCTTCATGCCCTCGCGGGCGAAGGCGGTTGCCATCGCAAGTCCGATTCCGCTGGCCGCGCCGGTGACAAAAGCGGCTTTTCCAGCAAGTTCCCGCATCTCAGCCTCCCTTGTTTCATGACGTGCCCACATCTACTCTTGCATCGCAGCGCCCGGCCCGATAGCCAAAAGCATCATGTCCGCGTCCTCTCCCCCCATCGTTGTGTTCGATCTCGACGGCACGCTGGTCGACACCGCGCCAGATCTGATCAGCGCGCTGAACTACGTGCTCGACCGGGAGGGCCTGCGGCCGGTGCCGCTCGCCGCCGCCCGCAACATGATCGGCGCCGGCGCGCGCAAGCTGCTCGAACGCGGGCTCGAGGTGGAGGGCCGCGCGGTCAGCTTCGGCGACCTCGACCGCTTGACCAAGGATTTCGTCGACTATTATGCCGAGCACATCGCCGACGGCTCGCGCCCGTTCGACGGGCTCGAAGCCGCGCTCGATCGGCTGGCGGCCAAAGGCCATCTTCTTGCGGTGTGCACCAACAAGCTGGAGTGGCTGTCGAAGCTGCTGCTCGACCGGCTCGGACTGACCCCGCGCTTTGCCGCGATCTGCGGCGCCGACACCTTCGGCATCGCTAAGCCCGATCCGACGTTCCTGCGCGAGACGGTGGTCCGCGCCGGCGGCCGGCTGCCCGGCGCCATCATGGTCGGCGATGCAGGCCCCGATGTCGGGGTGGCACGGCGCGCCCAGGTCCCGGTGATCGGCGTCGATTTTGGCTATACCGACGTCCCGATGACTGAGCTGAAGCCGGACCGGCTGATCAGCCATATGCGCGATCTGCCGGACGCCGTCGGCAGCCTGAGCGCGGCATAGACTTTCCGCAACACACTGATATCGCTTGGCAATACTTAGCCATGCGATTCCGCCATTAACCATCCTTTAACGAGCAGGCCCCCCACTGTTGCGCCTCTGTTCCGACGCACCTATGGTCCGCTCCGGGGATTGTGGCTGATTGCCGCAGTAGAGTGTGGATCATGCGTCGTATCATCGTAATTGCGGCCGCCGGGCTGAGCCTGGCCGGCTGCTCCTCCTTCTCATTGGATTCGTTCAAGTCGGCGCCGCCGCCGATGCCGGTGCAGCTGGATTCGAACCCGCCGGGCGCCGACGCCGTGACCTCGCTCGGACCGGGCTGCAAGACGCCCTGCACCGTGTCGATCCCGGCGCCGGAGACCAACTTCTCCGTCACCTTCAACATGCCGAAGTTCCAGCCGGCGACCGTGCCGGTCACCGTGACCCGCGTTCCCGGCGACTTCACCACGCCGGCCACCACCACGCTGGATCCGAGTCCGGTGTTCGCCGAGTTGCAGCCGGCCGGCCCGCCGCCGCGTGCGGCGAAGAAGCCGGTGCGGAAGAAGAAGCCGAAGCCGGCTGCCGCTGCGGCGCCTGCCGCCGCTCCGGACTCCGCGTTCCCCGCCCCGAGCGCGGCTGCGCCGGCGCCGGCCGCCGCTCCGTCGCGCTAGCGCGGGCGGCTGCACCGGATTTGCACCGCACAAAAGTCCGGTCCAAAGCCGGGTTTTTGTATTTGGCCGAGACACATCCGCGATTGCGATCATGCATCGCGCGATATGCCTCGCCTATCGCTTTGCATGTTGCGGATCATCCATACGATCATCCCTTGGGACGCATTGTGACAACGCGCCAACATGCATAGATTGCGGATGCCGGAGCCGATCACGGCGCGGCAGGCAGGGAACAGATTGCAAGGCCCGAACTGAATGAACGGATCCACGCAAGCGCATTCCGACACGCTGTTTCGTCCGATGACCGATCCGTTCGGCCGGACCATCCGTTATTTGCGCGTCTCCGTCACCGACCGCTGCGACCTGCGCTGCTTCTATTGCATGTCGGAAGACATGACCTTCCTGCCGAAGGCCGATCTCCTGACGCTGGAAGAGCTCGACCGGCTCTGCTCGGCCTTCGTCGCCAAGGGCGTGCGCAAGATCCGCCTCACCGGCGGCGAGCCGCTGGTCCGCCGCAACGTGATGGGCCTGGTCCGCTCGCTGTCGCGCCATCTGACCACGGGCGCACTCGACGAATTGACGCTGACCACCAACGGCTCGCAGCTGGCGCGCTTCGCTCAGGAGCTGGCCGATTGCGGCGTGCGCCGCGTCAACGTCTCGCTCGACACGCTCGACCCCGTAAAATTCCGGGCCATCACCCGCTGGGGCGACATCGACAAGGTGTTGTCGGGCATCGAGGCGGCGCGGTCGGCGGGACTCGCGGTCAAGATCAACGCGGTCGCGCTGAAGAACATGAACGAGGACGAGATTCCCGCGCTGATGGAATGGGCGCACGGCAAGGGCATGGGCCTCACCTTGATCGAGGTGATGCCGATGGGCGATATCGGCGAAGGCCGGATCGATCAGTACGTGCCGCTGTCCTTGATGCGCGCACGGCTCGAGAAGCACTACACGCTGACCGATCTTTCCGACGACACCGGCGGCCCCGCCCGCTACGTCCGGGTCGCCGAGACCGGCGGCAAGCTCGGCTTCATCACGCCGATGACCCATAATTTCTGCGAATCCTGCAACCGGGTGCGGATCACCTGCACAGGGACGCTGCACACCTGCCTCGGCCACGAGGACGCCTCCGACCTGCGCCGGCCGCTGCGCGCCTCCGCCGACAACGACTTGCTGGCGGCGGCCATCGACCGGGCCATCGGACTGAAGCCGAAGGGGCACGATTTCATCATCGACCGCCGCCACAACCGTCCGAGCGTCAGCCGCCACATGAGCGTGACCGGCGGCTAAGCCGCCGCCCGAGCCGCAGGTGCGGCGAAATCCCCTTCAATATCAACAAACTTCCAATTGACGGCGGGATTTCCCGCTGGTTTGGTGCGTCAGCTTCATGCTAGCTCGGCTGGATAAGCCGCTGCGCCTCCCGGGCGCCGTCAAGACTGCTGGGGCCCACGTGGGGAGGACTGACGTTGCAATCGCTCTTGAAATTGAGCCGTGGAATTGACGCGTTCACGCGCTGGACAGGCAAGCGTCTGGCGTGGCTGATCCTGCTCGCCGTGATCATCTCGGCCATCAACGCGATCGTCCGCAAGACCTTCGACGTATCTTCAAATTCCTGGCTCGAGCTGCAGTGGGTGCTTTTCAGCATCGTCTTTCTGCTGTGCTCGCCGTGGACCCTGCTCGACAATGAGCACATCCGGATCGACATCGTGAACAACCTGCTGCCAAAGCGCGTGCGTGACGTGATCGATGTGATCGGACATGCATTCTTTCTGCTCCCGCTGTGCGTCGTCATGATCATCACGGGCGGGCCCTTCTTCTGGCGCTCCTATCAAATCAACGAGCAGTCGGGCAATGCCGGCGGACTGCCGCAATGGCCCGCGAAATCGCTGATCATCATCGCCTTCTCATTTCTTTTCGTTCAAGGCATTTCCGAATTGATCAAGCGCATCGCGGTCATGCGCGGACTCATATCCGATCCGCACGCGTCCCAGGTGACGGCCATCGAAGCCGAGGTCGAGCACCTCGTCGAGGCGATCGAAAAGCACTGATCGTCGGTCGCGATCGCAGGGGGAGACTGGATGACTGCGTTTCTTATTGAGAATATGGCGCCAATCATGTTCGCGTCGCTGGTGGTCATGCTGCTGCTTGGCTATCCCGCGGCGTTTTCGCTCGGCGCCGTCGGCCTGATCTATGCCATCGTCGGCATTCAGCTCGGGGAATTCCGGCCGGACTTCCTGCAAGCGCTGCCGGAACGCGTCTACGGCGTGATGAACAACGATACGCTGCTTGCGATTCCGTTCTTTACATTCATGGGCCTCGTGCTGGAGCGATCCGGCATGGCGGAGGATTTGCTCGACACGATCGGGCAATTGTTCGGAACCATCCGCGGCGGCCTCGCCTATGCGGTCGTTTTCGTTGGCGCGCTGCTGGCGGCGACCACCGGCGTGGTTGCGGCTTCCGTGATCTCGATGGGCCTGATCTCGCTCCCGATCATGCTGCGCTACGGCTACGACCGCCGTATGGCCACCGGTATCATTGCGGCGTCAGGCACGCTGGCGCAGATCATTCCGCCATCGCTGGTGCTGATCGTGATGGCCGACCAGCTCGGCAAGTCGGTCGGCGACATGTATGAGGGAGCGTTCATTCCCGGACTGGTGCTGGCCGGGCTCTATGCCGGCTATGCCTTTCTGGTCACTCTGATCTTTCCGAAGGCGGCCCCGGGGCTGCCGGCTGATGCGATCGGCTTTCGCGAGAAGAGCGGCGGCCGCGGACTTTGGTCGCTGGGCGCCCTGTTCCTTGCAAGCTGCGCGTTCGGCTGGTTCATGATGCGCAATTCCGACACGCACGGCGCCGATTTCGTCGTACTCAGCATGTTCTTCGGCATCCTGTTTGCGTTCTTCGTCGCGGTCGTGAACTGGATCATCGACAGACTCACCGGCTTCCGCTTCCTGTCCGCGATGGCGCAGCAGACCACCTTCGTGATGGTGCCCCCGCTGTTCCTGATCTTCCTCGTGCTCGGCACGATCTTCATCGGCATCGCCACCCCGACCGAGGGCGGCGCGATGGGTGCAGCAGGTGCGCTGATCCTCGGTGCATTCAAGCGCCGGCTGAGCTGGGATTTGGTCCGCCAGGCCGTGGAATCGACCGCGAAACTTTCGGCTTTCGTCGTCTTCATCCTGGTCGGCGCACGCGTCTTCTCGCTGACCTTCTATGGCGTGAACGGCCATGTCTGGGTCGAGCATCTCCTGACCTCGCTGCCCGGCGGACAAGTCGGCTTCCTGATCTTCGTCAACGTCTTCGTGTTCGTGCTGGCCTTCTTCCTCGATTTCTTCGAGCTGGCCTTCATCGTGATCCCGCTGCTCGGGCCGGCTGCGGAAAAGCTCGGCATCGATCTGATATGGTTCGGCGTCATCCTCGGCGTCAACATGCAGACCTCCTTCATGCACCCGCCGTTCGGTTTCGCGCTATTCTATCTTCGCTCGGTGGCGCCAAAGGATTCCTACCTCGATCGCGTGACCGGCAAGCGCATGGAGCCGGTCACGACCGGCCAGATCTATTGGGGCGCAGTGCCGTTTGTCGTGATCCAGGTCATCATGGTCCTGCTTGTCATCCTGTTCCCCGCGATGGTCATGCACTACAAGGGCGCCGCATCCACCATTGATCCGAACTCGGTCAAGATCGAGGTGCCGCAGATCGACCTGCCGCCGCTGGACTTTGGACAGCCGAAGAACTGAGCGGTCGAGCCCGGCCGGTTCTTGACGAGAAACCGGCCGGGCCAACCGCAAGTCCAGGGGAGCTCGATGCTGGTCGCTGCAATCGTCGCAATTTTCGTGATCGCCTACGCCGCGATTGCCCTCGAACATCCGATCGGGATCAACAAGTCGGCGTCGGCACTGCTCGGCGCAGGGCTGATGTGGACTGCTTATGCGGTCTGGAGCGGCGACACTGCCTTGATCGATAGGCAGCTCAGCGAGTCGGTCTCCTCCACCGCGCAGATCGTCTTCTTCCTGATTGGCGCCATGACGATCGTCGAGGTCATCGATGCCCATAATGGGTTCGAGGTCATCACGTCGCTGATCAACACGAGGAAGCAGGCCACCCTGATGTGGCTGGTCGGTTTCGTGACATTCTTTCTCAGCTCCGTGCTGGATAATCTGACGACCACGATCGTCATGATCTCGCTGATGCGGAAGCTGCTCGATCGCCAGGGCGACCGCCTGTTCTTCGCTGCAATGATCGTCATCGCCGCCAATGCGGGCGGAGCCTGGTCGGCAATCGGCGACGTCACGACCACGATGCTGTGGATTGGTGGTCAGATCACCCCGATTGCGATCGTAAAGGGTGTGTTCCTCGCCTCCCTTATCAACCTTGTTGTGCCGCTGCTTGTCGTCAGCGCGTGGCTACGAGGGAAAATCGTGGAGGCACCGCAGAGACAAACCCGGGCCGTCTCAACCAGCGTGTTCGAGCGCAATGTGACCTTCTTTCTCGGCCTCGGCATCCTGATCGCCGTCCCGGCGTTCAAGGCGGTCACCCATCTGCCCCCCTTCATGGGAATCCTGTTTGGTCTCGGCGTGCTCTGGACGGTCGGTGAACTGATCCATCGCCGCAAGGAAGAGGACGAAAAGAAGCGCCTGACGCTGGTTCACGCCCTGACCAGGATCGACATGAGCTCGATCGTCTTCTTTATCGGGATTTTGCTGGCGGTGGCCGCGCTCGAGCACACGCATGTTCTGGAAATGCTGGCTAAATGGCTGGACGCCACCTTCGGCCGTCTCGACGTGATCGTGGTGCTGCTCGGCCTACTCAGTGCAGTCATCGACAACGTTCCGCTGGTGGCCGCTTCGATGGGCATGTACAGCCTGAACCAGTATCCTCCCGACAGCTTCCTGTGGGAGTTCGTTGCCTACTGCGCCGGCACCGGCGGCTCGATTCTGATCATCGGTTCGGCCTCCGGCGTCGCCGCGATGGGCCTCGAGAAGATCGAGTTCTTCTGGTACGTCCGCCGCGTCAGCGGGCTCGCGCTTTTGGGATATTTCGGCGGCGTCGCCGCCTACATTGTTCAATATTGGCTGCTTCACTGATTGGGTCGAGTTTCTCGGCAAAAACCGGGGAACTCCGAAGCGGTAACGGCACGCAAGGCTGCGCGGCCCTGCTCGTCACGCGGACGCCGCCGGCTCTTGCCTCGCGAGGCGGAAGCTCAGCGTGAACTGGGCGCCGCCGGACGGCAGGTTCTCCACCCTCACCGTCGCATCGTGATCCTCGACGACGCCGCGCACGATCGAAAGCCCGAGCCCCGCGCCATCGGTGCGCTGGCGATCGCTGCGCCAGAAGCGCTGGAAGATCAGGCCCTGCTCGGCGGGCGCAATCCCCGGCCCGCAGTCGCGCACCTGCACCGAACCGTTGTCGTGCACCTCGACATCGACCGAGGTCCTCTCGGCGGTGTACTTGATGGCGTTCTCCGCCAGATTGAAGATCGCCCGCTGCAGCATCTCGGCATTGCCCCTGACATACACCGGACGGTCGGTGCCGCGCAGCGCGATATCCTTCTGCTGGGCCAGCGCGTAGGGCGCGATCGAGCCGACCACCTCGGCGCACACCGCGCGCAAATCCGCGGTCTCGCCGGGATCCAGCACCAGCGTGTCGAGCTCGGCGATCTCGAGCAGCTGGCTGACGATGCGGCTCATGCTTTCGATGTCGGCATGCAGCTCCCTGGTCCCCTTGGCCGCATCGAGCGTCTCGATCCGGGTCCTGAGGATCGCAAGCGGCGTGCGCAGCTGATGCGCGGCATCGGCCGTGAACTGGCGCTGTACGTGAAAGCCTTCCTCAAGGCGATCGAACGCCTGGTTGACGGCCGTCACCAGCGGCAGGATCTCGCTCGGAATCCCCTCCGTCGGAAGGCGGATATCGGTCCTTGCCGGCCCGATGCTCCTCGCCTCCTCCGAGGCCCGCAACAGCGGAATCACCGCGCGGCGGAAGATCAGGATGTCGGTGGCAAGCAGGATCAGAAGGATCGGGATGGTAATCCAGCCGACCCGCCGGAAGAAATTGGAGACGATGTCGTCGATGATGACGTCGCGATGCGACAGGTCCTCGGCGACCAGGATGCGCAGCGTCTGGCCGCCGAGCAGCCTGGTGACGCTGGCACCGGAGATCCGGTTGGCCAAGGCCGGCAGTCGCGGCGCCTCGCGATGCGACGAGAACAGCAGATGATCGTCGGCATCGTAGATGTCGTAGCGGTAGCGGCCATAGGCGTCGGAATAGAGTCCCCTCAGGCTGTCCGGCAGGTTGAGCTGCACCTTGCCCGCGGCATCGACCGAGAGGTTCTGGCCGAGATCGGCGGCCTGGTCGCGCATCGCTTCGCGATGCAGCTGATTGATCTCCGAATTCAACAGCCACAGCAGCAGCAGCGGCAGGAAGATCGCCGCGACCGCGACCGCCACGATGTGCAGGAACACGATCCGCGACGTCAGCGACTTGAAGCGGAACACGCCTACTTCTCCTCCGCCATCAGATAACCGACGCCCCGAATGGTGTGGATGATGACCTTGGCGCGGTGCTCGGCGAGCAGCTTGCGCAGCCGCGACACGTAGACCTCGACCGCGTTCGAGGCGACCTCGCCGGACAGGCCGAAGATGTGGTCTTCGACATTCTTCTTCGGCACCACCCGCCCCTGCCGCCGCAGCAGGATCTCCAGCACCGACGTTTCGCGCGCGGAGAACACGTGCGGAGCGCCGTCGACGAACACCTGCTTGCTCTCGGTATCGTAGACCAGATTGGCGAGCTTCAGCGAGGAGCCGAGCAGCTGGCCGGGCCGGCGCAGGATGGCTTCGAGCCGCGCCACCAGTTCTTCCAGCGCGAACGGCTTAGCCAGATAGTCGTCCGCGCCGCTGCGCAGGCCGCTGACCCGATCCTGCACGCCGCCCCGCGCGGTCAGCACCAGAACCGGCAGCGGATCGGTCTTGCGGCGAAGCTCCGACAACACCGACAGGCCATCGCCGTCGGGCAGACCGAGATCGAGGATCATGGCGGCATAGCTGACGCTGCGCAGCGCATCGCGCGCCTCGGCAACACTGTGGACGACATCGGACTCATATCCTGCCGCCATCAGCCCGCTGGCGAGCAGCCGCGAGAGCTCGACATTGTCCTCGACGATCAGAAGGCGCATCGCAGCAATCCTGTCTTTGTTCAATGGTCTTCCGTTTGCACACCCGTCGCGACGTACCAGGCGCGAGGCGCAATCGTGCGGCCGATGCGCCGTGCAAACGATACACAGATCGCTACGAAAACGTGATCACGATATGCAAAAGCCCCGGGATTCGGTCCCGGAGCTTTGCATCTCGAGAGCGGGCTGCGGCGCTCAGATCTGCGCGTGGCGTGCCATGAAATTGTCGTAGCCGACTTCCGCGACCTGGAACCACTGATAGCCGTTGCTGGCGAAGCTGTTGAGCGACTCGTAGACCTTCTTGAAGTCCGCGTTGGTCGCGGAGACCTCGTTGTGCAGTTCCTTTGCCGCCTTGAACGACGCCTCCATCACTGGAGCCGGGAAGGCATGCAGCTTGGCACCTGCTGCAAGCAGCCGCTTGAGAGCCGGCGGATTCGTCTGGTCGTACTTCGCCATCATCCAGTTGTTGGCGTAGTGACCGGCCTGTTCGAGAACGGACTGATAATACTTCGGCAGCGCATTCCATTTGTCGAGATTGACGAACGACAGCAGCATGGGACCGCCCTCCCACCAACCCGGATAGTAATAGTGCGGAGCGACCTTGACGAATCCCAGCCGTTCATCGTCGTAGGGTCCGACCCATTCCGCCGCATCGATGGTGCCCTTCTCGAGCGCCGGATAGATGTCGCCGCCGGCGATCTGCTGCGGCACCGCGCCCAGTTTCTGCATCACGCGCCCGGCAAAGCCGCCAATGCGGAATTTGAGACCCTTCAGGTCGTCGACGCTGGCGATCTCCTTGCGGAACCAGCCGCCCATCTGACACCCGGTGTTGCCTGCAAGCAGAGAAACCACATTGTACTTTTTGTAGAATGTATTGAGCATGTCTCTGCCGCCGCCAAGCATGTACCAGGCTTGGTTGATGCGCATGTTCGGGCCGAACGGCACCGCCGAGCCGAAGGTGAATGTCGGGTCCTTGCCGAAGTAGTAGTACGATGCCGTGTGTCCGATCTCGACGGTGCCGTTCTGTACGGCATCAAGCACTTGTAGTCCGGGGACGATCTCGCCCGCGGCGAAGGTCTGGATCTGGAATTTGTTGTCGGTGGCCTCGCCGACCATCTTGGCCATCACCTCAGCGCCGCCGTACAGCGTATCGAGCGATTTCGGCCAACTCGTGGGCATTCGCCATTTGAGCTCCGGCATCGACTGCGCGATCGCCGGCGCCGCAATCGTCGCCGCGCCGGCGACCCCCAAACCCGTGACTTTGATAAAATCTCTTCGCTTCATTTTTGATTCCTACCCTCTTGTGGTTGTGTTCACCCGAGCGGCGACGTTGTGATCGTCTTTATGCTCCACCTTCTTGCCACGACCCGGTCGTGGATCTTGCCTTCGTTGCGAGGCTTGGTGCGAGCATGGAACATCCGCTTCCCGAACACCAGACGCAAAAAGCCCGGCCTTCTGGCGAAGACCGGGCGACTTAAGTCGAAGCTTTCGGAGGGCTTCGGTCTCAAAACCGAAGCCCTCGATGCTCATGATCAAGCGTTCTCTTCACGCGAACGCT from Bradyrhizobium elkanii USDA 76 harbors:
- a CDS encoding TRAP transporter substrate-binding protein, which translates into the protein MKRRDFIKVTGLGVAGAATIAAPAIAQSMPELKWRMPTSWPKSLDTLYGGAEVMAKMVGEATDNKFQIQTFAAGEIVPGLQVLDAVQNGTVEIGHTASYYYFGKDPTFTFGSAVPFGPNMRINQAWYMLGGGRDMLNTFYKKYNVVSLLAGNTGCQMGGWFRKEIASVDDLKGLKFRIGGFAGRVMQKLGAVPQQIAGGDIYPALEKGTIDAAEWVGPYDDERLGFVKVAPHYYYPGWWEGGPMLLSFVNLDKWNALPKYYQSVLEQAGHYANNWMMAKYDQTNPPALKRLLAAGAKLHAFPAPVMEASFKAAKELHNEVSATNADFKKVYESLNSFASNGYQWFQVAEVGYDNFMARHAQI
- a CDS encoding response regulator transcription factor produces the protein MRLLIVEDNVELSRLLASGLMAAGYESDVVHSVAEARDALRSVSYAAMILDLGLPDGDGLSVLSELRRKTDPLPVLVLTARGGVQDRVSGLRSGADDYLAKPFALEELVARLEAILRRPGQLLGSSLKLANLVYDTESKQVFVDGAPHVFSARETSVLEILLRRQGRVVPKKNVEDHIFGLSGEVASNAVEVYVSRLRKLLAEHRAKVIIHTIRGVGYLMAEEK
- a CDS encoding sensor histidine kinase; its protein translation is MFRFKSLTSRIVFLHIVAVAVAAIFLPLLLLWLLNSEINQLHREAMRDQAADLGQNLSVDAAGKVQLNLPDSLRGLYSDAYGRYRYDIYDADDHLLFSSHREAPRLPALANRISGASVTRLLGGQTLRILVAEDLSHRDVIIDDIVSNFFRRVGWITIPILLILLATDILIFRRAVIPLLRASEEARSIGPARTDIRLPTEGIPSEILPLVTAVNQAFDRLEEGFHVQRQFTADAAHQLRTPLAILRTRIETLDAAKGTRELHADIESMSRIVSQLLEIAELDTLVLDPGETADLRAVCAEVVGSIAPYALAQQKDIALRGTDRPVYVRGNAEMLQRAIFNLAENAIKYTAERTSVDVEVHDNGSVQVRDCGPGIAPAEQGLIFQRFWRSDRQRTDGAGLGLSIVRGVVEDHDATVRVENLPSGGAQFTLSFRLARQEPAASA
- the nhaD gene encoding sodium:proton antiporter NhaD, with translation MVAAIVAIFVIAYAAIALEHPIGINKSASALLGAGLMWTAYAVWSGDTALIDRQLSESVSSTAQIVFFLIGAMTIVEVIDAHNGFEVITSLINTRKQATLMWLVGFVTFFLSSVLDNLTTTIVMISLMRKLLDRQGDRLFFAAMIVIAANAGGAWSAIGDVTTTMLWIGGQITPIAIVKGVFLASLINLVVPLLVVSAWLRGKIVEAPQRQTRAVSTSVFERNVTFFLGLGILIAVPAFKAVTHLPPFMGILFGLGVLWTVGELIHRRKEEDEKKRLTLVHALTRIDMSSIVFFIGILLAVAALEHTHVLEMLAKWLDATFGRLDVIVVLLGLLSAVIDNVPLVAASMGMYSLNQYPPDSFLWEFVAYCAGTGGSILIIGSASGVAAMGLEKIEFFWYVRRVSGLALLGYFGGVAAYIVQYWLLH
- a CDS encoding TRAP transporter large permease; amino-acid sequence: MTAFLIENMAPIMFASLVVMLLLGYPAAFSLGAVGLIYAIVGIQLGEFRPDFLQALPERVYGVMNNDTLLAIPFFTFMGLVLERSGMAEDLLDTIGQLFGTIRGGLAYAVVFVGALLAATTGVVAASVISMGLISLPIMLRYGYDRRMATGIIAASGTLAQIIPPSLVLIVMADQLGKSVGDMYEGAFIPGLVLAGLYAGYAFLVTLIFPKAAPGLPADAIGFREKSGGRGLWSLGALFLASCAFGWFMMRNSDTHGADFVVLSMFFGILFAFFVAVVNWIIDRLTGFRFLSAMAQQTTFVMVPPLFLIFLVLGTIFIGIATPTEGGAMGAAGALILGAFKRRLSWDLVRQAVESTAKLSAFVVFILVGARVFSLTFYGVNGHVWVEHLLTSLPGGQVGFLIFVNVFVFVLAFFLDFFELAFIVIPLLGPAAEKLGIDLIWFGVILGVNMQTSFMHPPFGFALFYLRSVAPKDSYLDRVTGKRMEPVTTGQIYWGAVPFVVIQVIMVLLVILFPAMVMHYKGAASTIDPNSVKIEVPQIDLPPLDFGQPKN